Proteins found in one Triticum urartu cultivar G1812 chromosome 4, Tu2.1, whole genome shotgun sequence genomic segment:
- the LOC125550211 gene encoding WAS/WASL-interacting protein family member 3-like, which produces MFGNPLAPSLRLPLSIPTPPKKRSVTNPEHHQTPDAEAGGGPARRSAPFHARRRRPPLMPSPPKDRPAGRLGRLISALRPARAGPLPVQTGFPTSLADLFVKNHGRLKKQGPSSGRRKRRGAPPLPSSEPSPPPPSPPPPPAAVCPPSAQPRPDLPRAEPVRRPGGGAAGLGLGFLALLGVASLALLVIWSRKVVAAVTVAAFSLFLLESVRASSLRRRPRPPAPTAELDIDDGRGYVSPIRELEGEPEPLGSSFSDSGRGISASILGIDERSEAGEDSCVWEPKPRKRSPWRKLIPRKLQRGRKIGKESGSLSSSFRSSSFRSEVSVADSTLGDNAGATDPLDSRRGRRSQANAKAEAAAIGSRDSSGPLRLGMLDGIKSRDSSGPLRGMGNGADAATKSPDSSGPLRDTGNGGARAPMGIAGADGVGGGGGRFPLVAVTVVVLVGLAAGRVPAVALTVLWSALVGWLQRLRRDGDGCTHVGTSRSLPGLMQVN; this is translated from the coding sequence GGCAGGCGGAGGCCCGGCGCGCCGGTCGGCCCCCTTCCATGCTCGCCGGCGCCGGCCGCCGCTGATGCCAAGCCCGCCCAAGGACCGCCCCGCCGGCCGCCTCGGCCGCCTCATCTCCGCGCTCCGCCCCGCGCGCGCCGGCCCCCTCCCCGTCCAGACCGGCTTCCCCACCTCCCTCGCCGACCTCTTCGTCAAGAACCATGGCCGCCTCAAGAAGCAGGGCCCCTCCTCCGGCAGGCGCAAGAGGCGCGGCGCCCCCCCTTTGCCTTCCTCCGAGCCCTCTCCCCCGCCTCCCTCTCCTCCACCCCCGCCGGCCGCCGTCTGCCCGCCGTCGGCCCAGCCAAGGCCCGACCTTCCGCGGGCGGAGCCCGTCCGCCGCCCCGGAGGCGGGGCCGCCGGCCTCGGATTGGGGTTCCTCGCGCTCCTCGGCGTGGCGTCCCTCGCCCTCCTCGTGATCTGGAGCAGGAAGGTGGTTGCGGCCGTCACCGTCGCCGCCTTCTCGCTCTTCCTGCTGGAATCCGTCAGGGCGTCCTCGCTTCGCCGGCGGCCCCGGCCCCCGGCGCCCACCGCGGAGCTGGATATCGACGACGGCCGCGGCTACGTCTCGCCGATCCGGGAGCTGGAGGGGGAGCCGGAGCCGCTGGGATCGAGCTTCTCCGACTCCGGCAGGGGGATCAGCGCCTCCATCCTCGGCATTGACGAGAGGAGCGAGGCCGGCGAGGATTCGTGCGTCTGGGAGCCGAAGCCGAGGAAGAGGTCGCCTTGGAGGAAGCTGATCCCCAGGAAATTGCAGAGAGGCCGGAAGATTGGCAAGGAGTCCGGCTCCCTGTCAAGTTCTTTCCGGTCAAGCTCTTTCCGCAGCGAGGTCAGCGTAGCGGACTCCACGCTCGGCGACAATGCCGGGGCGACGGATCCCCTGGACTCTCGCCGCGGCAGACGCAGCCAAGCGAACGCCAAGGCGGAGGCCGCTGCCATCGGATCGCGGGACTCATCGGGCCCTCTCCGCCTTGGCATGCTTGACGGCATCAAATCGCGCGACTCATCGGGCCCTCTCCGCGGCATGGGTAACGGCGCGGACGCCGCCACCAAATCGCCGGATTCGTCGGGTCCTCTCCGCGACACGGGCAACGGCGGTGCGCGTGCGCCGATGGGAATCGCCGGGGCGGACGGCGtagggggagggggaggccggTTCCCCTTGGTAGCTGTGACCGTGGTCGTCCTCGTCGGCCTGGCCGCCGGGAGGGTCCCGGCCGTGGCGCTCACCGTGCTTTGGTCCGCGCTGGTTGGCTGGCTTCAGAGATTGCGGCGGGACGGCGATGGATGTACGCACGTAGGAACCTCCCGATCCCTCCCAGGATTGATGCAAGTAAATTAG